The DNA region CCAGCACGAGGAGGTCGGGACGGTGCAGGACGGTGCCGATGAACTGGACCTTCTGCTGCATTCCCTTCGACAGGTCCTCGACCTTTTGGTCCGCGCGATCCGTGAGGTCGAGCCGCTCCAGCCAGCGGGCCGCCTCCCTCTGCGCTTCCTTGCGCTCCATCCCGCGGATCTGACCCAGGAAGACGAGTTGTTCCAGCACCTTCATCGCCTTGTAGAGCCCGCGCTCTTCGGGGAGGTATCCGATCCGGTTCCGCCCCGTCTTGGCGGGGTCGCTCCCAAGAAGGGAGACCGTCCCCCGGTCCGGGCGCAGGATGCCCATGATCATGCGAATCGTCGTGGTTTTTCCGGACCCGTTGGGTCCCAGGAGCCCGTAAAGGCTTCCCCGGGGCACTTCGAGGTCGAGCTCCGAAACCGCGCGGAGCTTCCCGAAGTCCTTCGTGATCCCCTGGAGCCGCACGGCCACGCCATTTGCGTCGTCACTCAATTGGTGCATACGCTAAACGCCCATCACTTTTTGTGGGCATAAGGGCGACTCGTGCCGCCCGCTCCCCGCAGGATGCGTTCTCTCGGCTGATCTTGGTGCCCCCCGACTGTCCGATGCCCGACGGGTAGTCGGACTCCCTACGCATGTGGGCCGAAAGATCTTCACGGGAAGCGGATCTCCAGCCCGGGATGCGGGGTTCTACCGGGTTATCCGCGGACCGGCGCGGACGGGGACCGGACCCACCCCTTCCACGAGTTTTTTTCCCACCCTGATGAGATCCCAGAGGAGACCGGATGGCCATCTATCGGACCCGTTACTATAGCGACGTGACCGTCGGTGTCGGGGGGAGGATCACGATTCCTCAGGACATGCGCGACGATCTCGGGATCGAGGAAGGGGATGTCCTCACCGTTCGCGTCGAAGAGAACTCCGCGGGAACCCGTCAGATGGTCGTCTGGCGCTCGGAGCAGCAGGCCGACGATTGAGGTGGGGGGCACCTTTCCGGGCTGTCGAGACGTACCGACAGTAATATTCGTCAAAGAATGATCGCGCTGTCTGTCAGGTCGTTCTCCACAGCGACCCAGCGGACCAGGGCGAGCAGGGGTCCCTGACCGTCGTGGCGCCACCAGGGAGGAGGCCAGGGCTGGTCACGGAAACTCGTTACGCGGGTGATCCCGGAGCGCACCAGGCGCTCCGCCACTTCCAGACGCGCCTCGGCCGGGCCGGCGACCGCAATGGACTGGAGCACC from Gemmatimonadota bacterium includes:
- a CDS encoding ATP-binding cassette domain-containing protein gives rise to the protein MHQLSDDANGVAVRLQGITKDFGKLRAVSELDLEVPRGSLYGLLGPNGSGKTTTIRMIMGILRPDRGTVSLLGSDPAKTGRNRIGYLPEERGLYKAMKVLEQLVFLGQIRGMERKEAQREAARWLERLDLTDRADQKVEDLSKGMQQKVQFIGTVLHRPDLLVLDEPFSGLDPINQDLMEAIVREFHEAGVTILFSTHLMDQAERLCERVCLISQSRRILDGDLRELKRQESGGVVAIDFEGDDGWVRGREVLNVERTHTGVRVQIEDGADPHSLLERAVASGVRVRRFQLMEPRLHEIFVRHVTASRGAPGDRLDFARETARPGADV
- a CDS encoding AbrB/MazE/SpoVT family DNA-binding domain-containing protein, with translation MAIYRTRYYSDVTVGVGGRITIPQDMRDDLGIEEGDVLTVRVEENSAGTRQMVVWRSEQQADD